Within the Debaryomyces hansenii CBS767 chromosome E complete sequence genome, the region CCCTTACTataattatcaatcttTAATGCcttttcaaatgatttaatagCCTCATCATATTTCTCAATCTTTTCATAACAATTTCCAATCGCTTGCCACATTCTTTTATCTAAAGGTTGTAGACTAGTCGCTTTCTGATAGTAGTATAACGCATATAAATGCATATCTAAAACCTCGTATGCTTGGCCTAAACCGTACCAAGCCCTAAAGTCCTTTGGATTTGTATCTACAGCCCTTCTATATGATTCAATTGCAGCATGagaattctttaattcaacaaattcgTGACCCATTAATGTCCATGCACTAAGACAGTTTTTGTTGAGTGTTAATGCCCGTTTATAGTACATTATAGCCTTCTCGTGTTCGCATTTCATAGAATGATAATTAGCAATAATGCAACAAGTTTCGGGGCGGAACTTATCTACCAGAGAAGCAAATTGTGCAAGGAAAGATAGTTTGGATCTTTTCTCCATGACATATAACATATTGGAATATGTGTCCAAATCATCAAGTCGCAATGGGTCCTCGATCAAGATTTGgtcaaatattgattcgGCTTGAAAGTAATCAAGTCCATGATATGCAATTAGAAATTGCTGTAccttcaagaaattgaactTTGGAAACGTATTTATTAAGTTGTCTAAGTTTGCTTTCAACGACGCCAGTTGTTGATAAAACTCTTGCAATATTACCACTTCAAAAAAATGAAACATAATATTGTTCGTCAATGAGGACTTGGCTgacttcaatttatttataaagGCAATTGCTTCATCAAATGTATTCAAGGTGGAAATTAATTCTTGCCAGCAGGACCAATTATAAGGAAATAGCCGAAGTGactgaaaaaaattatgttGTGCCATTGCatacttcttctttttattatacaCTATACCATTTAAGTAGTATAAGAATGCATTTGGTTTATTCTCTGGCTTGGAATGATAATTCTCTGACTCTTGTATAATTTTAGAGAGCTTGATATTAAGGCTCCCCACAAGTTCGTCTTTACCTCGACTTGCagcattattaaattcattatcagaaGGCTCATGATTACCATTTCCCAGCAAAAATAGTGACCCAAGGTTTATAGATCCATCTGTTTCTTCTGTGGCCTTCTTATCAACGCTTATCAATATACAATACAACCGAAAGAATAATGCACTTCCGCTCTTGCAGTCTTTCAAAACATATGATGCTCTATCAAACTCTttgcaattgaaatatgCCTTTGCTAACATGAACTTTTCCTGGTCCATTTTATCTTCGGGATCTTGTTCAATAATAGGATATTCGTATGGAACGGATTCATTTTGATCTGTTTGAGATAATCCATTCAATGCTTCAGCACACCATTTTGCTGCTTgaaacaaattcaaattcgtCAATATTTGACATGATTGAAATAGCTTTATTCTTAGTTTATCGATGTGTTCTGCCTTCACTGTCTGCATTCtatgaatcaaaaattgtATTATAGATGATAACCGCCGTGTTTATTTCTGAActgtaaataaaaatacgAAAAGTGCGCTAAAACAAATACTTCCATCATCAACTTGACCTCTATTGGCATTGATAACACGGAAAATATGATGACTACAGAAGATCAGACCGAAATAGAACAACTACAGCTTTCTCTACTGCAGACAATTGAAACTTTTCAATCTGCTAATAAGTTACTTGAgttgaataaagaattattgagTAATGATCAACTGCTGACAGAAAAGCTGAACGATATTAAAAGGTTACAAAGGGAGTTTTTATTGGATTCCTTCCGTGTAAATAGATTCCATAAAGGCTATAAGGAATGGGAGAATAAGTCtaaagatatatttatagaaAATGAGATAAAGGGttataataacaaattgGGACAAATGTCAAGGTTAAATTTtgaaactgaaaaattagat harbors:
- a CDS encoding DEHA2E02156p (similar to uniprot|P16522 Saccharomyces cerevisiae YHR166C CDC23 Subunit of the anaphase-promoting complex/cyclosome (APC/C) which is a ubiquitin-protein ligase required for degradation of anaphase inhibitors including mitotic cyclins during the metaphase/anaphase transition); this encodes MQTVKAEHIDKLRIKLFQSCQILTNLNLFQAAKWCAEALNGLSQTDQNESVPYEYPIIEQDPEDKMDQEKFMLAKAYFNCKEFDRASYVLKDCKSGSALFFRLYCILISVDKKATEETDGSINLGSLFLSGNGNHEPSDNEFNNAASRGKDELVGSLNIKLSKIIQESENYHSKPENKPNAFLYYLNGIVYNKKKKYAMAQHNFFQSLRLFPYNWSCWQELISTLNTFDEAIAFINKLKSAKSSLTNNIMFHFFEVVILQEFYQQSASLKANLDNLINTFPKFNFLKVQQFLIAYHGLDYFQAESIFDQILIEDPLRLDDLDTYSNMLYVMEKRSKLSFLAQFASSVDKFRPETCCIIANYHSMKCEHEKAIMYYKRALTLNKNCLSAWTLMGHEFVELKNSHAAIESYRRAVDTNPKDFRAWYGLGQAYEVLDMHLYALYYYQKATSLQPLDKRMWQAIGNCYEKIEKYDEAIKSFEKALKIDNYSKGGLDNVEEVINYEPHICFRLATISQKLGRSKDTYKYMKLCFDQEYEWGVSDETSKARLWLARSALENHRFEEAYELAKDLNHSNAHDVEEARSIARESRNRMSK